tcaattaaataaaattttaaaattgtttgtttttcttttcacatacaaatacatacatagatatgtatgtatgtatttttgttcgTTAATGTaataagaaattgttaaaaatatattattaaatttaacgtTAACGTGTCaggcattttaaaattaagtattgaaatgtaaaacctccaaaaattattattattaataatattatcaatatttttttttacctagaaaatatacttttagcaattgttattgttaaaagtttcaattaaatttaaaaaataatattgaaagcGAGGTGTGTTTGGGGGCACTTAAtgcttattattaaataatctgCTTATcagctaaattttttttataataacataTATGACCTATTTTCTTTTCTCTGCCTTTATTtgctaaatattatttaaatttcaaattttgtatttgaaatgatttcatcgtgagtttttttattcaattcttTTTTGTGATTTTCTAAACAACCcacacttttagttttttttttgatttcttaataaattttaattgattgcTTGTAAGCTAAAAAAAGATCTAAAGTTCTTTAACCTTTATTGGtaacatattaaatttatgttgatttatagaatatttatattcttttagaCTTTTACTTTATAaggaatttgttataaaatcgtAAAGTATAAAGCAAAATTCTTATTAAGGTTTATGGTTAAAGCTATGGTCTGGTTTACATTGAAATCTTGCCTATACTTAGCATAAATTCTAAGAGAATAACTTTTAACACCACTTAGTAGCActaagtgtattttttttattttctgaggaagtgatgtttattgacatccaaagaagcgaagaaaatgcaattttgtttaaaattgaagttatattttttgtactgaatttgtttgtctggtctattgtccagactattgtctggtctatagtaccGACTAGTATAGTATGGTagtatagttcagattatagtctagtctatagtgcatactatagtctagtctatagtccagactaaagtctagtctatagtctagactatagtctagtctatagtccagactatagtctagtctatagtccagactatagtctagtctatagtccagactatagtctactctataatcaatctatagtccagactatagtctagtctatagtccagactatagtctactctatagtccagactatagtctactctataatcaatctatagtccagactatagtctagtctatagtccagactatagtctagtctatagtccagactatagtctactctatagtccagactatagtctactctatagtccaggctatagtctactctatagtccagactatagtctactctatagtccagactatagtctactctatagtccagactatagtctactctatagtccagactatagtctactctatagtcctgactatagtctactctgtagtccagactatggtctactctttagtccagactatagtctactctttagtccagactatagtctagtctatagtcaagactatagtctagtctatagtccagactatagtctagtctatagtccagactatagtctagtctatagtccagactatagtctagtctatagtcaagactacagtctaatctatagtctagtctacagccaagactatagtctagtctatagttaagactatattctagtctatagtcaagactatattctagtctatagttaagactatattctagtctatagtcaatactatggtctagtcttcagtccagactatagtctggtgtagtctagactatattacaatttatagtcaagaaaaattgtatgcaacagtccagactatcatctcgtctatagtccggattatagtctaatctgtagactAGTCCGAACTAcaatctgtagtatagtctagtcttggatccagaatatagtctagtctatattccagactatattccagactttagactagtctatagtcgaggctatggTCTACGTTTTGAACTACTTCATAGTCTGGTCTTAAAGTCAAATACACATGTAGGCTAGCCTATgaactgtagtctagtttggtgtccagactatactctactctataatccagactatactcttgtctaaagtctagtctatagtccagactatagtctattctaaggtccagattatagtctagtctagacttaagtctattctatattccagactataacctagtctatagtccagactatggtctactctagacttaagtctattctatagttcagactatagtaaagtccAAAATCCAGATTATAGTTTAGCTCATAAGccagattatagtttagtctttagtgtGTGAAATAGTGTATATTCAATAATTTGGTATGAAGTCTTGTCTACACTCTGGATTGTAGTCTAATCTTTAATCTGTTTTTGGCTATATCAGGTCTACTATAATCTGATCGGACGGTTTACGTTtaaagtctggactttagtctacaCTTAAGTTTATAGATTATGCtagtctttgtttttttttaattaacatgtcTTGAAAGTTATCATTGGCTGTGATTTCTATTAGCTGATGTCCTTTAACGATTCCCctgaatttaaaatatcatcattaatcattttatggaaatttatatttagaatatttttcatataactaAAATTAACTACTAAGTTAAAAAGTAATCCTATCAACTAAACCACCTTTAAgtgtctttttaaataaaaattgattcaTCTTTTagtgattttgtttattttttttaacactttaaacaagatgctacaaaaataaaaaatcattaataaattgcgaagaaaaaaaaaaacagttaatttAAGCAGTTCTAGTAAAGAGTAGAGGATGTTGCAAAACTAGTTGGTTGACAGCATCACAGACTTAAAATTCTATATCAAGCAGTTGTTTAGCAGTCActcttctctctctctctgtcacTACAGTGTGATTTAGTTTAATTAAGAGGAAACtatagtttcattcatttatacgattttttttctgaaaattattattattatttatagaagTTTAGGGTTCAGGGACGTTCATGATTGGTGTTGTAGAAgttgaaatgaaatatttgcaGTTTCTTTATGTGGTTCTTCTGTagttaacttttttttgtaaataggtGTTTATTTTCAGAACACTTGATTAATGACAGGAAGTGCAATTGATTTTTACaagtttgtttagtttttaaatgggAAATTGTCATCAATATTGACAATTAAACAATTGCTtgcatatataaaaatgttaatgacttgggaaagaaaatctttaatgatttattgtttttttactatGAGCACGATATCTTTGCTTAAAAAGTTGACAGCTAATTATTTCGACTTAATAGTTAACAGTGAACAGTTTATAAAGTggacaaaatcttaaaaataattaaaatatctagTTTTGAATCCAATATTAATGCTTAATTGTATTCAAAGTGATTAAACCTACTGTCAATGTCAATTCTAAGCTATGTTTGACTCATGACTAAACTAATACCGTGAAGTCATTTTAACAGCTGATCTCAAAGACAATTGActtcaataacattttaatcaCCTTAGACTGCTTGGAAATCCCTCTAAACATATTTCTTGgaaaagtattataaaataaaatcttatcaTTTGTATATAACCTTATAACCAAACTATTTCAAATGTTATCACACTTCAATGAcccaaaaagcaaaaaatgtaattacgtttcaatttgttttttttcttatttgagcaaacaaataatttgtttataaaaaatcaatatatatatatattttcttaatatcttTGTTTTCATATTACGAGAAAGCCGGTTTTAGTTAATTCTTTATACAAATTCCCCCCAATATGATTTAAgttcaatttaattaattagatACAGATTTAATgtgtcaaataaatttaaacattttattataatatgcgaatatttaatatttgaaataaatatttaataaaaaacaaaacaagtcaCAAAATAATATGACGAATCGTTTTATAAATATCGAATGAAATCAAATGTTTTCGAATTTAGACTAAATTGAAAATGTgtgagaaataaaattaataaatttaaagagaaatatatagactagattatagactctacagttgactatagattaaaccaaaagaaaactaGAGCTAGAATATAatggaactagaacaaaactagaccaaaactaaaacaaaactagaacaaaactagaacaaaactaaaacaaaactagaacaaaactagaacagaactagaacagaaatagaacagaactagaacagaactagaacagaactagaacagaactagaacagaactagaacagaactagaacagaactagaacagaactagaacagaactagaacagaactaaaacagaactggaacagaactaaaacagtctttagactagactatgtactagtctaGAAGTAAGACAgtactagagactagactatatataaggcagtagactagactatggactagacaatagactcgaATATGGCATAGAcaataggctagaatatagaatatgtttaaatatatattttttttcataatattaatcTATGagttttgattaatttattttttcagaaaaaccCGTAACCGATGTCTGTTTGGGTTGCATTTGTGAAGCCATTAGTGGTTGTAATCAAACCGCCTACTGCGGTGGTGGTGTCTGCGGTTTGTTCCGCATTACTTGGGCCTACTGGGCTGATGGTGGTAAATTGACCATTAACAATGAGGACCCCGCATCGGAAACTGGTAGGTATTCTTAACATATTCacactttcaaaattttactaattttttctCCCTTACATTTCCCTAGCCTACGCCAACTGCGTTAATGATCCCTACTGTGCTGCCAAtacaattcaaaattatatgCGCAAATACTCTCAAGATTGTAATGGTGATAATGCTGTGGATTGTTACGATTATGCTGCCATCCATAAGTTGGGTGCCTACGGTTGCAAGGGTGAATTATCGTATCAATATGGCAACAGCTTGGCCAATTGTTTAAGTAGTTTCGGTGGCATTAATGTGCGTTCGAATTAAGaggaatatatacatatataaaaataatgccatttttttaaatttatattatttactttatgctaattaagtttttttattcataattattttttaaattaatacttaaagaaagaaaatctttaaacttATGCTTTAAAAACTaatgttatgaaaataaaacaaatatcaaaaaaaaaaacgttttgatttgaaactaaaattttatagaatataaaCTGTAGTTAGTGCTAGACTCTTGActagaatatatgtatgtagacaaaaatatagactagacttggctatatgctagactataaattggactatagactagactatagactatactataaactagactataaattggactatagactagactatagactatactataaactagactatagactagactatagactagagtatagactagaatatagactagtctatagactagactatagactagaccatagactagactatagactagactacagactatagactagactatagactagactatagactagactatagactagactatagactagactatagactagactatagactNNNNNNNNNNNNNNNNNNNNNNNNNNNNNNNNNNNNNNNNNNNNNNNNNNNNNNNNNNNNNNNNNNNNNNNNNNNNNNNNNNNNNNNNNNNNNNNNNNNNttcagttctagttcagttctagttcagttctagttcagttctagttcagttctagttcagttctagttctagttcagttctagttcagttctagttcatttctagttctgttctagttctgttttagttctgttctagttctgttcaagttgtgttctagttctggatTATATTTGAATTCCTTAGGCCTTCTGCCAATTCGCCTTAAACCTGCTCTTTTgccatttatttgtattttatgagTTTTCTTTTCATCCTTTTTGAGAACAATTTTTCTGTATGGTTTATTTTTCGAAAAGTTGACTGAATGGATGAATAAATggatgaataatttttttatttttctttacaatataaacaaacaaaacaacacaggaattgttaataatttttctgtggttattttttatgttaacaacttttgcaaaaaaaaatccgaagcaacaataatattgttttgagtttttaaaagcatttaattCCATACAAAAGTTAAGTAAATTAGCTTTATGGCAAGAAATGAAACAAGTagagaaaaagtagaaaaatagaaaaatatttgggAAAGCGAATTATAAACGGAAAATAATatggaattaaaaatacatttttatcataatagcaaagttaaaaaactgttaaaacaaattaaagaaactttatttttgattaaaatttcattaaattgaaTGTAATTTTTACATCGATTGAcacataaacattaatttacaaagaaagctttaaaaatttagtttatacctaaagcttttttctttatttctatttctttatttaatttttcttctaatttgaagaagaaaaatcggacaataagaaaaatgaaaCGGTGGAGAGacgaaaagaagaaaaacttaaactcaAGGCGGAAAAAGAAGCTAGAAaggtaaatttcaaatattattaataaattattttgttctttttataaaaattgtttgtttttatcctTTAGGAAGAAAAACGACTAGCCAAGGAGGAAGAACGTTTGGCTAAACTCATTGCCAAGGAGgagaagaaaaaatgtaaaaaagaagCCAAAGAATTACTTTTGGCCAATGATGGCAATtgcaagaaataataaaataaattctaaactaatttaaataaactacatAAATAAATCTACAAATATACTaagcaaatgtttaaaattttacaaaaacaaaaaaaatatgaacacaCTTAGGCCTAACTAAAGTGTGCCGAGATCTCCACAATCTTAAATTTGGttgattaaaaacattttacatcaTTAAAAACCAACTATATTCTCTTAAATGCCAAGTTTCACTCACAcacaattaaacaaacaattttaagttgtttctaggattttattcattttttttaaaatttttatgcacCTGCTAATTATAATTGTTACTTTAAGGATTTTTTCAGTACCagctcagttccagttcagttctagttcagttctagttcagttctagtttagttctagttcagttctagttcagttctagttcagttctagttcagttctagttcagttctaNNNNNNNNNNNNNNNNNNNNNNNNNNNNNNNNNNNNNNNNNNNNNNNNNNNNNNNNNNNNNNNNNNNNNNNNNNNNNNNNNNNNNNNNNNNNNNNNNNNNaactagaacagaactagaacagaactagaacagaactagaacagaactagaacagaactagaacagaactagaacagaactagaactgaacaagaactgaactagaacaaaactagaatagaactagatcagagctagaacagaactagaactgaactataactgaaataaaactgaacttgatctgaactagaactgaactagaactgaactagaacagaactagaacataactagaactctAGAATTATACTTGAACTGATTTTAAACCCATTTTCCAAAGATGTTACAAAAGCTAGCTGAAACCTATTACACCCTCCTTTTTGCTTATCATGTAAGCAATAAAACAATTGGGGAAAAACAAAACTGAATggggaaaaaaactttaaacaaaaaatccacTTACTGTGATTATTGTTGCTGCAAAACAATGGAAAACTTTTACTTGTTGTAAATGATGTTGTTAAAGTTGAATTGCCCGTTGTTGCCTGGTGAGTGGTggacgatgatgatgacgacgataaCGATGATGATGTTCCATTTGAGGTTGATGATTTCGATGCTGTTGCTGACATTGAGGAGGACGTTGATGAGGAAGATTTCATTGATGACGTTAATAGTTTGTTGCTCGTTGAAGACGACGACATTTTCGAttgacttaattttaaattaatattatttttattagaatcagtattggattttttttctttgcgaTCCGCAGATAAAGCAGTATAGGCCGATTTATTATGTTTAGCGGCCAGGGGACTTATTTTGGGACCCGTAGCTTTTAGTGGCGGCGGTGCTAATGCATTGTGGGAAGCACTTATGTGTATGTTCATGGGTCTTTTAGGCGGCGATGAGGGTTCCTTGTTGCTATTCGACTTGGAGTTTGAGTGCGTGTCCTGAACCTGATGACTGGGTTTGGTATAGGAAGCATAGCTGggaatatattttataagttcctaatatatgtaaaattatagAACAAATACTTACCGAAATCTTGGATTGCTTATGTGAACCGGCGAGGGATGTGGAACTTTGGCAGGGCTGCGAAATTCTTTAATGGGCGGTAAACGATTTTGTAAATCCACTATTCGACCCTTTGTATGTCTTCTACCCGGATAAGTGTGGGTCGAAGATGGCGTAAAGGGAGAAGAGTTAAAGTTACTGCCTGCACTGCTGCAAGAACCACTGGAAGAGGAATTACTTAAAGATTTCAAAGGTTTGCGTGGTATGGCACCCGAACATCCTGTAGGACAGCCGCTGTGATGTGAATGTGAATGCCCCACTTCCTTAGGCGATAAGGAGCCCTGTGAGGTCCCCGATCCAGAAGTGGAGGTAGGCGAATGTGGTGATATGCTGGGTGTGGGTGGAGCCAAGTGATTATTTAATATCATGCTGCTTTGATTATACGAACATTGTGTGGGTGATATGGGCGAGGCAGGTGAACACAAATCGCTTGAAATGGAAGACGTTTTCGAGAAGACCGATGCCGCCGACGACGAGCCAGTCGAGCTCATTGAATACAAACTATCTGATTGCGACACTCGGCCATTGGGGCTGCGAGGATAACGGGCGCTATTGTGCATATGAAATGCATGATGACCACTGTGAGCATCATTCATGGAATACGAACTGGCCGAGGCGGTAACACCTCCTGCAGTTACCCCCACTGAGGCCCAACTTTTGGCACCCATTGAATAACTACTAGCCGATTCCTGTATACGCCAGGTACCCGAACTGGAGGTTAGACGATTAACACGTGCCCTACATATCACACAACGAAGAGGGAGAAGTCTTTGAGCCACCGCACTTTGTATGGTCTTAACAAAGCAGCGACGACACACCACCCGATGACCGCACGGCGATGTCTGCATAGTGGCACGTGCATTAATACAGATGACACATTCATCTTCTTGGGAAGTGGGTGGATCGGGTTCACTTTCTTCAAGCTTACTTAAGAGTTTGTCCTAAAAGAAaacgtaaaaatataaaaagatctTTAGTACGTGAGTAGCTAATAAAACAGCCTAGAAATATgctaaagcttttaataaaatctgATCAATACTTGAAAATGTGTGTGACAGAGATCGTGAGCTTTTATCAGTAAGATTATAAATGTAACGTAAACAGTTTTTTAATGATGTTGccatatgtacatttttttaaaagcacctaaatcaaacaaatacaaaatttcttagattaacaatagggttctataaatcgactttcgactttttgttccaaaaatttcgataactcgactatcgtctatgagaaaagtcgaaaagtagaaaaaagtcgaaaaaagtcggaaaaagtcgaaaaatcgaaaatagtagaaaaaaggaATTTGACTATTTtcctctaaaatagtcggaaaaactcgaaaaagtaaaaaaaaaaaacagtcggaaaaaagtctaaagaagtcgaaaatactCAAATACGacatttcgtttcaactataaaacCCTAATTAGCAGTGATACAAACGGGGAATGAAACtgtactaaaacagaactagatcagaactagaacaaaacatgaacagaacttgaactcaatttgaacagaactagatcagaactagaacagaacttgaacaaaacttgaacagaactaaaactgaactagaactgaactagaactgaactagaactgaactagaactgaactagaactgaactagaactgaactagaactagaactgaactagaactagaNNNNNNNNNNNNNNNNNNNNNNNNNNNNNNNNNNNNNNNNNNNNNNNNNNNNNNNNNNNNNNNNNNNNNNNNNNNNNNNNNNNNNNNNNNNNNNNNNNNNtagaacagaactagaacagaactagaacagaactagaacagaactagaacagaactagaacagaactagaacagaactggaacagaactagaacagaactagaacatattcTTCTTTGGCTCTGCTATTTACATACAATATTTAATCGCAAGTTATACAAAAGTTaacttatttaaacaaaaatcttgtgtctagaaaaaaactaacacttcaaatgacaaacttaaatgTTCAGTAAAGGTCTTACTAGTTAGCACATGTTGTATTTAAggtgttatttttattacaaacaattatttatgaataagtgtttcttttttttcaaaaatatgaacaaattaaaataaattaaaaagaaataaaaatttgaacgGTATAAAATTAGcataaatttaagatttatatattaaaacatataaataaataataaaatatttcataaatttgtatttcaatacaaaactttagaaaacatttaatattaatgtttctctatggttttgaaataaaaccGGTTTGTAATGCAAGTTCACAGTTAAATAAATGAAGTTCAAgtgtaaatagttttaaatgatGATTAAGACCTTTTGAGAAATGTCTCTAGTTCTTGAATATTAAATATGTGGCTACAAGTTAAAATTCTCTAaagattttaaacttatttctattaatattattaaaactatttaaactataattaagttaagagtttgtCATGTTTGTAAAGTTTATGCTAAacagtaatttaaatttaagcactattattaagtttattgtgtcttttattttaacattatgcGAGGTCATAAAGGGTGGTTTTGTGTCTATAATGTGTGACATTGtaataataa
The window above is part of the Lucilia cuprina isolate Lc7/37 chromosome 6, ASM2204524v1, whole genome shotgun sequence genome. Proteins encoded here:
- the LOC111689823 gene encoding lysozyme-like; this encodes MANKIFYTCVLAAVFAVAMITLTQADISEKPVTDVCLGCICEAISGCNQTAYCGGGVCGLFRITWAYWADGGKLTINNEDPASETAYANCVNDPYCAANTIQNYMRKYSQDCNGDNAVDCYDYAAIHKLGAYGCKGELSYQYGNSLANCLSSFGGINVRSN
- the LOC111689824 gene encoding uncharacterized protein DDB_G0271670 encodes the protein MSHIIDTKPPFMTSHNDKLLSKLEESEPDPPTSQEDECVICINARATMQTSPCGHRVVCRRCFVKTIQSAVAQRLLPLRCVICRARVNRLTSSSGTWRIQESASSYSMGAKSWASVGVTAGGVTASASSYSMNDAHSGHHAFHMHNSARYPRSPNGRVSQSDSLYSMSSTGSSSAASVFSKTSSISSDLCSPASPISPTQCSYNQSSMILNNHLAPPTPSISPHSPTSTSGSGTSQGSLSPKEVGHSHSHHSGCPTGCSGAIPRKPLKSLSNSSSSGSCSSAGSNFNSSPFTPSSTHTYPGRRHTKGRIVDLQNRLPPIKEFRSPAKVPHPSPVHISNPRFRYASYTKPSHQVQDTHSNSKSNSNKEPSSPPKRPMNIHISASHNALAPPPLKATGPKISPLAAKHNKSAYTALSADRKEKKSNTDSNKNNINLKLSQSKMSSSSTSNKLLTSSMKSSSSTSSSMSATASKSSTSNGTSSSLSSSSSSSTTHQATTGNSTLTTSFTTSKSFPLFCSNNNHSKWIFCLKFFSPFSFVFPQLFYCLHDKQKGGCNRFQLAFVTSLENGFKISSSIILEF